A single genomic interval of Corylus avellana chromosome ca10, CavTom2PMs-1.0 harbors:
- the LOC132163824 gene encoding NAC domain-containing protein 58-like has product METVENGKQNTKREREVVENGKQNIKREQAVAVYSAVDDQPSLWVIVKRQRVDDDDEEYLRRRNLPLGLRHGFFPDDNVLIEEYLKPKLFNQPLPKNPIIDMDIYLHSPEVLADDENQIKEWYYFTPRYRKYPRGSLRPRRSAGDGYWKATGAERQIKDKVNTIIGFSKTLVFYKGEPPKGQKTNWIMREYRLNPPPPLRSTNDIMRLDDCVLCRIYQKKEGVVIKAATSAISLSNGGLQQAQLMHQPPSSFDRYHALT; this is encoded by the exons ATGGAGACTGTTGAGAATGGAAAGCAGAataccaagagagagagagaagttgtTGAGAATGGGAAGCAGAATATCAAGAGAGAGCAAGCAGTTGCCGTCTACTCTGCTGTAGATGATCAGCCCTCTCTTTGGGTAATTGTAAAGAGACAGCGAGTTGACGATGACGACGAGGAGTACTTGAGAAGGAGAAATCTGCCACTTGGGTTACGGCATGGGTTCTTTCCCGACGACAATGTACTAATTGAGGAGTACTTGAAGCCCAAGCTGTTTAACCAGCCCCTCCCAAAAAACCCGATCATCGACATGGACATATATCTCCACAGCCCTGAAGTTCTTGCag atgatgaaaatcAAATTAAGGAATGGTACTATTTTACTCCAAGATATCGAAAGTACCCAAGAGGAAGTCTTCGTCCAAGGCGATCAGCGGGTGATGGATACTGGAAGGCAACTGGAGCTGAGAGGCAAATTAAAGATAAGGTAAACACCATTATTGGGTTTTCTAAAACACTGGTTTTCTACAAAGGAGAACCTCCAAAGGGTCAGAAGACCAATTGGATTATGCGTGAATATAGGCTcaatcctcctcctcctctcagATCAACCAATGACATCATGAGA CTAGACGACTGTGTTCTATGCAGGATCTATCAGAAGAAAGAGGGGGTAGTGATCAAGGCAGCTACATCCGCCATATCTTTGTCGAATGGTGGACTGCAGCAGGCCCAATTGATGCATCAACCTCCGTCGTCGTTCGATCGATATCATGCACTTACGTGA